The following DNA comes from Sander lucioperca isolate FBNREF2018 chromosome 2, SLUC_FBN_1.2, whole genome shotgun sequence.
agaaaaatgacttATCTTCAGAAGGCTGTAAACCATAAATATAATTAGGCCATAGTTTctttgtaataataatgtataatgttCTAGTGCCTAAGTGGATGTTTTGTGTTACCAATTCAGTCTTCGGCATCTAACTCCGAACCGAATTCAGTGTGGGTGGAGTGTGGAGGGGAACCTGGCTTCCTGGCAAACTACTTTAAGAGTCCTTCCCTTCTCCCAGGGTCATCaaagagagaaaataatgaGGAAGAGGGTGATGAAGACGAGGACACAACAGCATTTTTACTGGTACCACTGGTTACACAGTTTGACTGTTATAGCAGAGGCCCACTATAAGACTATTTACAttaacaatacaatacaaagcATGATCACTCTGTCATGCTGTTGTGTCCCTAAGGCCTTACAAATGTGTTGGATACATTTCCTACCCCATgaaacatttgcaaaatattttttaaaaaaaacccatcaaCTTGCAGTGTTCTTCTTTCCCTATTTTATTGTCGCATTGCTTTCTTTCATTGTGCGTTTCTGCTGTTAACTGATGAATTACCACTACCACTCTGGCAGAAATATGTTTAAGTTTAACCCCCATGCTCGAGAGAAATGCTGAATGTGTGTTTTGACAGCAGAAGGCGTCAGCTGAGACAGAGCCAGAGGAGAAGACAGACAGCCTGGAGCAGGAGTCAGACAAACCTTGCTTCACCCTGCAGGAGCTGCGGGACGTCCTGCAGGAGAAGAATGAACTCAAGGCCCAAGTGTTCATGCTACATGAAGAGCTGGCATATTACAGAAggtacattttgtttcaaaaattaAGTTTTGATTAATCTCAACTGGACATAACGCTCTTCCATACCCATCAGTGAGGAGTTTGGGGATGACATCAGCTCCATTGTTTGTCCTCCGTCTCCTCCACCATGCTCCAGTTCCACTGATCTGGCCGAATCAGGAATTAGACGCTTGTGAGTAATTGAAATTTGACTTGACTCTAGCACACTTTTCGTCATACTCCATTGGTGTAATATATCATCATAAtgtgtcaaacaaacatcatcAGATCAACATACTTAACAGATTGTATAAGGATCTGTAAAACAAATAGCGCCTGTTTTCATGTGAGGCGTCAAGGGTGAGTGTCACTACTGAGGGTCACAAAACATATAATAGTGATGATCACAACAATGCTTCTcattctttttgtgtttttttcgcTAATTCTAAATGTCCCTCCTGTCTCCATTTCATCATGTCACCATTTCCATTTTCATCTTTGGACAGGATCTTCACTGCTATAATGCCGATGGTGGCAGCCGGATTGATTTCAGACGACCCCACACTGATGCCAATCAGAAGACTTTTCTTCGTATGACCTTGagttttaattgtattattGCTCTACTATTTTTTACCACAatcctctatgacagtaaaccgaatatctttaagttgtgaagaaaaacaagacatttttccctatctgacattttatagaccaacaactaatggagaaaataatcagcagattaatcgacaatgaaaataatactTAGTTAATGCCAGTGATGATAAATGAACCACTGTTGTCATTACTGGTGTCAACTTTTGCAATACATTTTGGTAGCATTTTAGCTAGTCTTGCATAGCCAGACCTGTCTTCACAGCATTGTGTCAGCGCAGAAGTATGATCTGGCTACACCGCAGAATGCTTTAGAGACATGCcaaatgtcaggctttatcccagcattGTACATCCGGTAAGCCAGACTACATATTAGCTAACTTGGTAAGAGCTTTAAATGAACCTAAGTAGTTAAAATATGAGAAAAATGTCCATACCTGGACATGCTGCGTCCACTCTACATTGCTTGATCCAAATACAGAAATTGTGTCACTGCATTGCCCAGAGTATGAATtgatttttcacaaaaactttCAAGTTCCTTAACATTCTCTGAATAATGACACCAGGTTTTGGGAATGGGTCCAGCTGCTAGAAGACCTATAAATGGGACATCTTGTGTCATTTATGTATAcattatgttaaaatgtatacaaattaTATAACAAATTATTGTTGGTAAGTGTTTGAGTGGGGTTTGAAGGTGCAGCAATGGAGTTGAATGATTATGTGCCTCTGTTTTCCATTAAGAGACTGTTTGAGACAATGTGCTTAGTCCCCTGAATTGATAAAAAGAagattcagttcaattttatttatagtatcaaatcataacaagagttatctcgagacactttacagatagagtaggtctagaccacactgtataatttataaagacccaacaattccagtaattcccataAGAGCAAACATTTATGATGTATATTTGGAGCACTACAGTGGGGCACCACACTGTGGTTAACACAGGTACAatctggtaaactggtaaaagACCAGTATGACCAGTACATCTATTCCAACACTgagtactgtaaaaaaaaaaaccccaacaaCAATATGTGCTTGGTTGCATTTGTAAAAATAATGCTTGTTCAGAACtaataaagttttatttttcatcttttgAATGTTGTAATTGTGTTATCAAATACTAATATGGCTAAGACAAATGTGCTAGAtgtatgttgtgtttatgtCCAATACATTTCGAAAGTTTATAGTATTAGATCATATTTTGTGTAGGCAAGAATCTTTACTTGGTCATTTCACTCttaataaatagaaaataatagAAGATAAGTCTTTATTGAAAAACCAGAGGATAAATTCAGGTGTTGAACAGCACAAGGACAGAAATAAGTACAGATAAATAGAGAAAGTAAACAAATAGAAGTGAAACAAGAGAAAATTAAAGTACAACAAAAGTCAAATCACGTGCTTTCTCACCTGATTCTGTAACGTTAAAAAGGCCCGCGTTCACGGATGGACATGGTTGAGGGATTCATCTTAAATCATATACGATCTTTGTACTCACCTGTCGCTAGGATACTTTGCCCTCCTCTGCAGTCCAGCGAGTCACGTTATTGGTGGATGAGTGATGGGGGAAGTGCTGTTGCTCTGGAAGTTTGTTGCCTTCTGCCAGTAAAAGTGTTGAAcccaagacaaaaacaaagaaagcgcTATTTTTTTTAGAGAATTGCGGGTAGTAGAGTAGAAAAGTTAACCttattctgatttttttttcaggagTCGTATCGTTCCGTCATGGAGTTTGGTGAAGAGTCGTCGCCCGCTCTGGCTTTCGAGAAGGACGCGTTTGAGCTCACGGTTGAGGATGTGTATGACATTTCGTATGTAATCGGACGAGATTTATTGAAAATAAGCAGCACAGGGGAAGAAGTGTCGGATTTACAGTTCAGAATAGTGCGTGTGTTGGAAATGTTCGAAACTTTGGTCAACAAGTACAACTTGTCTCTGGAGGAGCTGAAAATGGAGCGGGACAACCTGAAGAGTGAACTGGACAGGATCATCAAGGAGAGCTCCTCTGGGCAGGGCACGGTGAGTCAGTCATGTAGCTACAGTTGAATGAATTGTCAGACATAAAGTGGACGTTTAGAGATGCTTTCCTGTCTGCCATTACAGCAAACAGCGGGACCAAACCAGCTGCTGGTGGACCTCACAGACCCCAATAGACCGCGCTTCACCATGCAGGAGCTGAAGGAGGTCCTGCAGGAGAGGAACCAGCTCAAAGCTCAGCTCATGGTGGCTCAGGAGGAGCTTCAGCTCTACAAGAGGCGAGTTACTAAAGTCTACTTTAAGATGGGAgacaaagtgtttttttaattaatgtcaCCTCTTTTGCAATATACGTGCATTATGTTGTATGTTACATGAGGAAGACAGCATTAGAAACACCTTACTATAGACCATTCCACAgttgtaaacataaacattctaaatggccccaagttgatttcctgttgcagtgtatgtgacatcaactgacaggaagttaacaaggggccaggctgttgcctagcaatTGAATTCCATTAATAAGGTCTTATCCAATTACAACACAACCCTAACTACATCCTCAATAATGACCATATAGCTAAATCAACACCTCTTTGACACAATGTCAACACGTGAACATTATAAGCTTGGTTAATACAGGATTTAATGCAGGGCTGTTGTATAAAACTACATAAGAAAGTTTAGATGTAGATGACCTGTGCTGTTATAAAGCTGAAATTAGCCTCCAATTTCATTGCTACTTTGATCTTTTTGATAACACTGTTTCTAGTTTTGAAGAGAAAGAGATATATTCAATCTCATGTATGACTTCAACTTGATGGTGTGGATTTTTGATGTAGGACACCTTCACATAAAACAATTTCAGTGACTATAAAGCTCTACTTTGTTGTGCAGTGGGATTCTGCCACAGGCTGAACCAGCCATGGTGGAGGTGGATCTGGAAACACCAGAAGCTACAGAGCACAGACCAGCCACGACAAATCATGCAAAAGAAGAGAAGACAACCATAGGCAAACTGTGAGTAATAGGATGGATTGCTTTACTGAATACAGTAGTATGAAAGTGCAGACAGCAAAGAAGTGATCTGAAAGACGTAGAGGAAGTAACATTTATTGTTTTAGGCTGTTTACCTCAGATGGCAAGGTTTCAAGATAAATGTCATCAGCAACCACATGATGTTGAAATAAGCTAGCAGGAAGATTGTTCTCACAgtctgtctcctgtctcctaaTGATATACTTGTGACCGAATGAATTCATGCTGATGCATTGCTGAGGATTTTTGCGTGAGTGctgaaggagagaaagagagaagttggAAAAAGAAGTGTGTCTGCCAAACTACTGCAGCCATCAGTAATTACAGTCTGCCATGACACAATGTTGCTTTTTCGCACTGGGCAGTTTTACTTGTCTGTTCCATGTTCATGCCACAACGCTTGGGAAGAAACTCCTTAAATTAACTCTGGACCCTTTCTGTTTATAGGTTTTCATTCAGGCGAAAATAAGAAAAACCTTTCACAAGAATGGACCATGTAGAAGACAAACCGGATTTGTCAGCACATTTTTCTCATCATGTAACCACTTTtatattgaattttttttttttttttttacgatgtCTTGTGTCAATCTAACAAAACACTCTTTTGTACTGGAAATTTGAACCTAAGATTGTTGATAGTAATATAGAGTTTCTgtagtaaaaatatataatacatgGAAGGTTTAGTGAAGATATAAAATTAAACTGGAAAGTATTATCTAACTAGTGTTGGAGATTATCAATGCAATCACTCAAAATTAAGTTATTTATaagctttaaaatgtaattttataaATCAAAGTTTTTAAAGGTGCTTTGTGTTGGTCCAGTAAtcctaaacacattttctgccaCTCTAAACTATTAGCtatcaaataaagaaaagagtTGTTGCTCTGGCATACAATGGAAATGTAGTTGAAAGACAATATGCACTGTGAACAGTCACAACATCTGACATACATTCTTATCCTCACTTGCATTTCAGTCTTGCAACTCCTTTGCAATATGAAAGCTTTATCTTAAACTGCAGTGTGGGGTGGATGCAAAAGTGACATTGGCTAGCTTATGGGTTAAGGCGCATGCCATTTAACTACAACATTCTAGGATCCCTTCCAGCCGAGGCCCTTTGTTGCATGCTATGCCCCCCTATCCCCACATTTCCTGTCCGTTTTCAGACCGCAAGGTATCAAATTAAGATAAAAGTGCCCAAAATAAGCGGCGGAGACTGTCATCTTAGAGCACCATATTTCATTTATGTCTCGGATCTTCACCATTAACCATGCCACAGCTGGAATGAAAACTCTGTTTTATTCCTTAATTTACAGCACAGTTAATAATTTACAATAGGGAAATTGAATTGTCAATTATATTCATTGCAAAAGGAAACCCCATGAGGAGAAATGCCCTTCAAGCTTGCATCAGTCTGCTACaattagattaaaaaaataaaaataaaaccatgatAAAAACAGTTGCAAAAATACACTCATGAGTTGACGCATTAGCCCcaatttaaaacaaaaggttttttttttttacacttaatAAAAAAGCATGTTGAGGACTACTCATAGCGTCTTTTACATAACGCTGAACAGGACAGCATCAATTCATCTAAAATATGAACATTTGTGGTTGAGGATTCAGTATTTGAGCCAAGGGTGAGCCAGGACTGAGGCTTTACTCCGGTCACCGTAGTCATACAGCAGCTCTTCCTCTGCTTCGATGTCTCTGGAAGCCACCAAAATCAGATGAGGGGTACCGTCGATGGGGTGCAGCCTAGTTTGGCAGTTTCCGGTTTTACTGTGGTTGATCAGTCTTCCAAGACGGCTTGTTTCCTCTGTAGCGTCCACACTAACACGGAAACAAATAAAGATTTACTGTcattaaaaacacaagacaggtatCCAAACTAGAAgtcaagaaaatgttaaaaaatgtttaatttttaaGCCTACTGCAATCTTAACAAATTTTAACCCAGTGTTTCAGAATGGTGACATTTGGACTTACCAGTACGTTTTGGATTGATACTGGAAGTAGTACATGTAACAGCCTTTTTTAGGATCCTGAGCATACTGCGTCTCTCTTATTTTAGCCTCAGCTAGTTCCAGTAGATCTCCATGGTACTCCACGACAAACTCTCCCTTTTTGAAGCTCTTGACAGCAAATATCCCTCTTCCTTTTCCTTCGATGTGTTTGATCTGTCGACATGCAAAAGCAACAAAGTGTGAAATTTAACTGAGTTAGTAATGGTGCAGTGGTTGCTTTACAACTACTTGTATAACATTGTGGTTAGCGATTGTCAAAATTAGCAACTACCAAGTATTAATCACTGACTGATTAGATTACAGAGAAATTGTTtaggagaaaataaaaatgcttttCATGCGGATTACTGATCTACAGAAAATATTGCAAATGCCTACAGTGATCTAAAATATATAATTCTGCCATTAAAGACCACTGATAAATTGttactaaaaatatatattttttctactTACAGAAATGGATTTACCATATTGAAGGGTAGTTGATAACTCTACAATGTGCTACTCTGTTGCCTGATCATTGCCGTGCTTTGTGCACATTAGCAAACATCAGATTGGTAATGGGAGCACTATGTATTTAATAACTTTAATGTTATTAAATACATAGTGAAATGTGTCAAACACATTTGGGGCACCGTACATTTAAACCATTGAATGTTACCTGCAGTCCTTCTTCAATGTCATTCTTTATCAGGTCATcaatgtgtctgtgttcttcactCTGTTCACAATTTGAATGTTATTGGGTCAAAGTCAAACTTTCTGTTATGGTAGGGTTGCATAATCCTTAtatcctcaaaaaaaaaaaaaaaaaaaaaaaaatcagtaaaaaaaaaaaacaataggaaATTATAACTTAACTGCAGATACAAAATGACACGTGTTAACTATGTGGAAAAGGCTTTCTGTTATTAACGGTTAATAGTACAAACCACAAAAAGCATTTTTCATATACCGACCTTTAACTCTGCTTTAGTTTTTCTGTTACTCCGTCTGATGGGATAATAGTCCGTCACCTTTCTGTTTTGGGAAGTTTTGTCCTCTGTCCTGAAAAGAGAAACATTATCAAAGTAATGAGAGATCATGATTGTGTAACTTgctgagtgttatttatttttttaactgacaTGTCTTTCTGCACTCACTTTTTTGCTCCGAGTTTTCGACCAGTTCTACTTCGAGGCTTGGATGCTGAAACTTTGACGTCTGCTGCAGACCtgccatttgtgtgtgttgtggactCTTTTTGCTCAAGTTGGTCAGAGCCTTGCTCTCTGATCCCATGACTGTGACAAGCCATTTCAGGCTTCTGCTCTTTAGACTCACAACTCTCAGATTTTATTTCATTAGGCAAGTCTAAAATGAGGAGGAAACAAAGAATAAAATTGACAGCTGCCCTAAACATTTGGCCTTAATCAAGAGAGTGAAAACAAGTTAGGTTGTGTCATAAGATAGTGGGTCAGTGAACACTGCTACCATTCACATTCACCGGACTTTGTTTGTGGTACACGTTGATTTGCTGACCATACGGTAAACATAGGGGTTACAGCAAAATAGCAGACAAAACAGCATTTCAGATTAGTTGATTTGAAcagttttaaaattaaattaggtACTCgccttttttaaactttgacgTGTCAGGATTAGTTGCATCAGATTCGTTTCCTTCTTGGATCAGCATGCTTGAATTGTCACTCAGAGGGGATCTAGGTTTGGTTGGGCTCCGTAGACTCTGGAAAAATGACTGCACTGTGCCTACGCAATCCtgcaaaaataattattatctaccttggcaaaaaaaataaaataattaaaaacactaTACCATTCACAGAAGTAAACCTAAAGACTTACACATTCAGCTAAATCTGAGGAGATACAATAAATGAGGTCATATTTTATGAGGCTGTGTTTAGAACCATGCAGCTAGTACAGACTGTattaaatgtctttatttctgCTCCCAACATGCATGTGAATTCAAGGTGCTTCAAATTTAGAAGATAGGTGCACATGTTAAGCGATGCTCtgtgcaacattttttttagctgATGAAGACTTCACTGCTCTGCCTGCTAACTCTAACACAGGAATGATAAACATCTCCACGTTAACAGTACCATGTCTGATTGGCAAGAGTATGTATAATGATTATTGGATAGTACATTAATAAAACGGTgtagagaaataaaaaataaaaaatagagatCTATCTATCAAATTTCAAAACCTTGTAGCTCACTAAGTCAACTTTGTACAATGCCAGTGTATATGTGCTGCAGGTCATTAAACAATTTCTCTAGCGACAATGAAACACATCTTGACATCCTTAACGTTAACTTCAAGTTTCAGCTCTAAACTTGAACAATAACTATGGTGTATAGGTAACGTTATACTTTCTTACTACACCTAAACCTTACCGTTTGGTTGGTTAAAAGGGCAGTGCACAGCTTGGGGGTACATTTTGCTTACAGGGCTCAATACTTGCTTTTGATTACATCTGTTGCTACGACGCCAGCCAGGCTGAGGTAGGACCCCCCTGTAACAGTAACGTTGCCTTCCGGGTGGT
Coding sequences within:
- the kmt5ab gene encoding lysine methyltransferase 5Ab isoform X2, which produces MAKGKKSVLRTDKKPEDTVQHKVNSRKETKENNPATNKDCVGTVQSFFQSLRSPTKPRSPLSDNSSMLIQEGNESDATNPDTSKFKKDLPNEIKSESCESKEQKPEMACHSHGIREQGSDQLEQKESTTHTNGRSAADVKVSASKPRSRTGRKLGAKKTEDKTSQNRKVTDYYPIRRSNRKTKAELKIKHIEGKGRGIFAVKSFKKGEFVVEYHGDLLELAEAKIRETQYAQDPKKGCYMYYFQYQSKTYCVDATEETSRLGRLINHSKTGNCQTRLHPIDGTPHLILVASRDIEAEEELLYDYGDRSKASVLAHPWLKY
- the rilpl2 gene encoding RILP-like protein 2, whose amino-acid sequence is MEFGEESSPALAFEKDAFELTVEDVYDISYVIGRDLLKISSTGEEVSDLQFRIVRVLEMFETLVNKYNLSLEELKMERDNLKSELDRIIKESSSGQGTQTAGPNQLLVDLTDPNRPRFTMQELKEVLQERNQLKAQLMVAQEELQLYKSGILPQAEPAMVEVDLETPEATEHRPATTNHAKEEKTTIGKLFSFRRK
- the kmt5ab gene encoding lysine methyltransferase 5Ab isoform X1, which codes for MAKGKKSVLRTDKKPEDTVQHKVNSRKETKENNPATNKDCVGTVQSFFQSLRSPTKPRSPLSDNSSMLIQEGNESDATNPDTSKFKKDLPNEIKSESCESKEQKPEMACHSHGIREQGSDQLEQKESTTHTNGRSAADVKVSASKPRSRTGRKLGAKKTEDKTSQNRKVTDYYPIRRSNRKTKAELKSEEHRHIDDLIKNDIEEGLQIKHIEGKGRGIFAVKSFKKGEFVVEYHGDLLELAEAKIRETQYAQDPKKGCYMYYFQYQSKTYCVDATEETSRLGRLINHSKTGNCQTRLHPIDGTPHLILVASRDIEAEEELLYDYGDRSKASVLAHPWLKY